From Methylobacterium radiodurans, a single genomic window includes:
- a CDS encoding malto-oligosyltrehalose synthase, with translation MSGTLERLADLVGVAGGYTDAFGKPVETSLEVRKGLLAALGFRVGSEDEAAESLRAVEALRRGLIPPLLPVEARRHARVPVRAESGTLAWRVEDERGNAREGRAAISGSEAGFELPPLTPGYHHLTATLGDRKAEAWVIAAPQRCWRPRAYADEGAADWGLAAQLYGLRSADNIGIGTYADAGQAAHDAGLRGASFLGLSPVHALFGADRTKISPYSPSSRLFLETLFIAPEALPGFAGSRAEALLRESGRAVEALRAASLVDHQGVWDVLAPVLDALWQDSPARSGEDPAFQTFRQEGGEDLQSHAVFEALSAHFKQKGAHWLGDWPEAYRRAGTEAVRAFEAEHAEAVSFHAWLQYLADIQLAAASTRAHEAGMRIGLYRDLAVGADRGGSEIWSHPERFANGVSIGAPPDLLAPKGQDWGLPAFDPLEMERDGLAAFRALVQANMRHAGAIRIDHAFQLARLFLIPLGGSAHDGAYVAMPFEPMLAVLRLESHRNKCIVIAEDLGTAPEGFSDALMRTGILSYRILAFEREGDGRFKAPGAYPRDALTAITTHDLPTFVGWWRGVDTDTRQALGLYDQERAEAERAERVTERRRLTEALAGEQLLPSWDPPEAAPFEAAARYLARAPSILTAVQYEDVISELSQANVPGSTEGYPNWRRKLDRDLTAIAEPGGPLAKLAASLSAEERGPHSGAARLNAPPPRATYRLQFHKDFTFADAERIVPYLAKLGISHVYASPLQKARPGSTHGYDIVDHGAINSELGGEEGFVRLSDRLREHGLKLLLDIVPNHMGVGGADNPWWLSVLEWGPLSPFAHAFDIDWERMGANRNLVIPFLGDRYGEALEKGTLELKFDPQAGAFSVWHYEHQFPIRPLNYPTILNRVLAALGEVGDDASAELMAISERLRTMGEETNPERRRAFPEEAEGLKQRLAAVYAAAPAIREAMERGLKLLNGFKGHPDSFGPLHRLLESQAYRLAHWRIASSDINYRRFFDVNSLAGLRVEKTDIFHRSHETVFRHVRDGRIDGLRIDHIDGLADPLGYARALQAAVGPGFYVVVEKILEPGEKLRPWPVAGTTGYDVLNQLDGILVDKEKRAKVRRIYEWASGMDEPYGFQLRAAKAEILEISFASELEVLTADLKEVADADRRTRDFSVNAIRRALIEIIARFPTYRSYLPPELEDAEIEVEDVRLIEGAVAKAKRWSGLPDRSVHDFAQDVLLGRVETAGPGRPDPRTVLRFRRRFQQLTGPVMAKSLEDTLFYRYAMLLGLNEVGGDPGEYGIDAEHFHALQAARARDWPNAMITTATHDTKRGEDARTRLLALSEMPDAWARAWDLWRSTAGPHLATIDDEPAPDANDQWMFFQAILGAWPLELLETDDPAAIEDFRDRLIAYGEKAMREGKRRSSWVNVDEAYEGAVKRLFEAIVAPGSDFLRELRPFAQRLAHLGMLAGLGRTVLKATLPGLPDTYQGTEFWDFSFVDPDNRRPVDYPALERSLEEGRPAAELIGTWWDGRVKQAVLAKLLAERAERPGFYADADYRALPAEGAQAAHVLAFQRADGAGGDDDLVVAVPRLVSKLVPEGQVWSGEGFAGTALDLGAGTRWRDLVTGETRAGGRTDCAELFRHLPFAVLRRQD, from the coding sequence GTGAGCGGCACCCTCGAACGTCTCGCCGACCTCGTCGGCGTCGCCGGCGGCTACACGGACGCCTTCGGCAAACCCGTCGAGACGTCGCTGGAGGTCCGCAAGGGTCTGCTCGCCGCCCTCGGCTTCCGGGTCGGCTCGGAGGACGAGGCCGCCGAATCGCTCCGCGCGGTCGAGGCCCTGCGCCGCGGCCTGATCCCGCCGCTGCTGCCCGTCGAGGCCCGCCGCCACGCCCGCGTGCCGGTGCGCGCCGAGTCCGGCACCCTGGCCTGGCGCGTCGAGGACGAGCGCGGCAACGCCCGCGAGGGCCGGGCCGCAATCTCCGGCAGCGAGGCGGGCTTCGAGTTGCCGCCGCTGACGCCGGGCTACCACCACCTCACCGCGACGCTCGGCGACCGGAAGGCCGAGGCTTGGGTGATCGCGGCGCCGCAGCGCTGCTGGCGCCCGCGCGCCTACGCCGACGAGGGCGCGGCGGATTGGGGCCTCGCGGCCCAACTCTACGGCCTGCGCTCGGCCGACAATATCGGCATCGGCACCTACGCGGATGCGGGGCAGGCGGCGCACGATGCCGGCCTGCGCGGCGCCTCCTTCCTGGGGCTCAGCCCGGTCCACGCCCTGTTCGGCGCCGACCGCACAAAGATCTCGCCCTACTCGCCCTCGTCGCGCCTCTTCCTCGAGACGCTGTTCATCGCTCCCGAGGCGCTGCCGGGTTTCGCCGGCTCGCGGGCCGAGGCGCTGCTGCGTGAGAGCGGTCGTGCGGTCGAGGCGCTGCGTGCCGCATCGCTCGTCGATCACCAGGGCGTCTGGGACGTGCTGGCGCCCGTGCTGGACGCCCTGTGGCAGGATTCGCCCGCCCGAAGCGGCGAGGATCCCGCCTTCCAGACCTTCCGCCAGGAGGGCGGCGAGGATCTCCAGTCCCACGCCGTGTTCGAGGCGCTGTCGGCGCATTTCAAGCAGAAGGGCGCGCACTGGCTCGGGGACTGGCCGGAGGCGTATCGCCGCGCCGGGACGGAGGCCGTGCGCGCCTTCGAGGCCGAGCACGCCGAGGCCGTGAGCTTCCACGCCTGGCTCCAGTACCTCGCCGACATCCAGCTCGCGGCCGCCTCGACGCGCGCCCACGAGGCCGGCATGCGCATCGGCCTCTACCGCGACCTCGCGGTCGGCGCCGACCGCGGCGGCTCCGAGATCTGGTCGCATCCCGAGCGCTTCGCCAACGGCGTCTCGATCGGCGCGCCGCCGGACCTCCTCGCCCCGAAGGGCCAGGATTGGGGCCTGCCGGCCTTCGACCCGCTGGAGATGGAGCGCGACGGCCTCGCGGCCTTCCGGGCGCTCGTTCAGGCCAACATGCGCCATGCCGGCGCGATCCGCATCGACCACGCCTTCCAGCTCGCGCGGCTCTTCCTGATTCCCCTCGGCGGCTCGGCCCATGACGGCGCCTACGTGGCGATGCCGTTCGAGCCGATGCTGGCCGTGCTGCGGTTGGAGAGCCACCGCAATAAGTGCATCGTGATCGCCGAGGACCTCGGCACCGCGCCCGAAGGCTTCTCCGACGCGCTGATGCGCACCGGCATCCTGAGCTACCGCATCCTCGCCTTCGAGCGCGAGGGCGACGGCCGCTTCAAGGCGCCAGGCGCCTACCCGCGCGACGCGCTCACCGCCATCACCACCCACGACCTGCCGACCTTCGTCGGCTGGTGGCGCGGGGTCGATACCGATACGCGCCAAGCCCTCGGCCTCTACGATCAGGAGCGGGCCGAGGCCGAACGGGCTGAGCGCGTCACCGAGCGCCGCCGCCTCACCGAAGCCTTGGCGGGCGAGCAGCTCCTGCCGAGCTGGGATCCGCCGGAGGCCGCACCCTTCGAGGCCGCCGCGCGCTACCTCGCCCGCGCGCCCTCGATCCTCACGGCCGTCCAGTACGAGGACGTGATCTCGGAACTCTCCCAGGCCAACGTGCCGGGCTCGACCGAGGGCTACCCGAACTGGCGGCGCAAGCTCGACCGCGACCTCACCGCCATCGCCGAGCCCGGCGGCCCGCTGGCCAAGCTCGCGGCCTCCCTTTCGGCCGAGGAGCGCGGGCCGCATTCGGGCGCGGCGCGCCTCAACGCGCCGCCGCCGCGAGCGACTTACCGGCTGCAGTTCCACAAGGACTTCACCTTCGCGGACGCGGAGAGGATCGTCCCGTATCTGGCCAAGCTCGGCATCAGCCACGTCTACGCCTCGCCGCTCCAGAAGGCGCGGCCCGGCTCGACCCACGGCTACGACATCGTCGACCACGGCGCGATCAACTCGGAGCTCGGCGGCGAAGAGGGCTTCGTCCGGCTCTCCGACCGGCTGCGGGAGCACGGCCTGAAGCTCCTGCTCGACATCGTGCCGAACCACATGGGCGTCGGCGGAGCCGATAACCCCTGGTGGCTCTCGGTCCTCGAATGGGGTCCGCTGTCCCCGTTCGCGCACGCCTTCGACATCGACTGGGAGCGGATGGGGGCGAACCGCAACCTCGTCATCCCGTTCCTGGGCGACCGCTACGGCGAGGCCCTGGAGAAGGGCACGCTGGAGCTGAAGTTCGACCCGCAGGCCGGCGCCTTCAGCGTCTGGCACTACGAGCACCAGTTCCCGATCCGGCCGCTGAACTACCCGACCATCCTCAACCGGGTGCTGGCCGCCCTCGGCGAAGTCGGCGACGACGCATCGGCCGAGCTGATGGCGATCTCCGAGCGCCTGCGCACCATGGGCGAGGAGACCAACCCCGAGCGCCGCCGCGCCTTCCCGGAGGAGGCCGAGGGGCTGAAGCAGCGGCTCGCCGCCGTCTACGCCGCGGCGCCCGCGATCCGCGAGGCGATGGAGCGGGGCCTGAAGCTCCTCAACGGCTTCAAGGGCCACCCGGACAGCTTCGGCCCGCTCCACCGTCTGCTGGAGAGCCAGGCCTACCGCCTCGCCCACTGGCGCATCGCGTCGAGCGACATCAACTATCGCCGCTTCTTCGACGTGAACTCGCTGGCGGGCCTCAGGGTGGAGAAGACCGACATCTTCCACCGCTCGCACGAGACCGTGTTCCGCCACGTGCGCGACGGCCGCATCGACGGCCTGCGCATCGACCACATCGACGGGCTCGCCGATCCGCTGGGCTACGCCCGCGCACTCCAGGCCGCGGTGGGGCCGGGCTTCTACGTGGTGGTCGAGAAGATCCTGGAGCCCGGCGAGAAGCTGCGGCCCTGGCCGGTGGCCGGCACCACCGGCTACGACGTGCTGAACCAGCTCGACGGCATCCTGGTCGACAAGGAGAAGCGGGCCAAGGTCCGCCGGATCTACGAGTGGGCCTCCGGGATGGACGAGCCCTACGGCTTCCAGCTCCGCGCCGCGAAGGCCGAGATCCTCGAGATCAGCTTCGCGAGCGAGCTGGAGGTGCTGACCGCCGACCTGAAGGAGGTGGCCGACGCCGACCGGCGCACCCGCGACTTCTCGGTCAACGCCATCCGCCGGGCGCTGATCGAGATCATCGCGCGCTTCCCCACCTACCGCAGCTACCTGCCGCCGGAGTTGGAGGATGCAGAGATCGAGGTCGAGGACGTGCGGCTGATCGAGGGCGCGGTCGCCAAGGCCAAGCGCTGGTCGGGCCTGCCGGACCGCTCGGTGCACGACTTCGCGCAGGACGTGCTGCTCGGGCGCGTCGAGACTGCGGGGCCGGGCCGTCCGGACCCGCGCACCGTGCTGCGCTTCCGCCGCCGCTTCCAGCAGCTCACCGGCCCGGTCATGGCCAAGAGCCTGGAGGACACGCTGTTCTACCGCTACGCAATGCTGCTCGGCCTCAACGAGGTCGGGGGCGATCCGGGCGAGTACGGCATCGACGCGGAGCATTTCCACGCGCTCCAGGCGGCGCGCGCCCGCGACTGGCCGAACGCCATGATCACCACGGCGACGCACGACACCAAGCGCGGCGAGGACGCCCGCACGCGCCTGCTCGCGCTCTCCGAGATGCCGGACGCCTGGGCCCGCGCCTGGGATCTCTGGCGCTCGACCGCCGGCCCGCACCTCGCCACGATCGACGACGAGCCCGCGCCCGACGCGAACGACCAGTGGATGTTCTTCCAGGCGATCCTCGGCGCCTGGCCGCTCGAACTCCTCGAGACGGACGACCCGGCCGCGATCGAGGATTTCCGCGACCGCCTGATCGCCTACGGCGAGAAGGCGATGCGCGAGGGCAAGCGCCGTTCGAGCTGGGTCAACGTGGACGAGGCTTACGAGGGCGCGGTCAAGCGCCTGTTCGAGGCGATCGTCGCGCCGGGCTCGGACTTCCTGCGGGAGCTGCGCCCCTTCGCGCAGCGCCTCGCGCATCTCGGCATGCTGGCGGGCCTCGGCCGCACCGTCCTCAAGGCGACCCTGCCGGGCCTGCCCGACACCTATCAGGGCACGGAGTTCTGGGACTTCTCCTTCGTGGATCCCGACAACCGCCGCCCGGTCGACTACCCGGCTCTGGAGCGGTCGCTGGAGGAGGGACGCCCCGCGGCCGAGCTGATCGGCACGTGGTGGGACGGGCGGGTAAAGCAGGCGGTGCTAGCCAAGCTCCTGGCGGAGCGCGCCGAGCGGCCGGGCTTCTACGCCGATGCCGATTACCGGGCTCTCCCGGCCGAGGGGGCGCAGGCGGCCCACGTCCTCGCCTTCCAGCGGGCGGATGGCGCGGGCGGCGACGACGACCTCGTCGTGGCCGTGCCGCGGCTGGTCTCCAAGCTCGTGCCCGAGGGGCAGGTCTGGTCCGGCGAGGGCTTCGCCGGCACCGCGCTCGACCTCGGTGCGGGCACGCGCTGGCGCGACCTCGTCACCGGCGAGACCCGTGCGGGTGGCCGCACCGACTGCGCCGAGCTGTTCCGGCACCTGCCCTTCGCGGTGCTGCGACGGCAGGACTAA
- a CDS encoding maltotransferase domain-containing protein, whose amino-acid sequence MNAPTTATRAAPATGVEALPAAFAPRAEGPRIYNLFPLLVGRVSDWTRELPRIADLGFDWVYLNPFHQTGGSGSLYAVADPDRLDERFRDLDGRSDDDQIRDFCAAAEASGLKVMTDLVINHTANDGTLARERPDLFLKDADGTIASPFAVDPDDPTKRTVWGDLAELDYHAEHARHELTRIWGAYVAKLQGFGVRGFRCDAAYMVPAETWRALIGEAKRRDPECLFAAETLGCTFEQARETAGAGFDYLFNSFAWWDLKKGWALEQYERLRVLAPSIAFPENHDMGRLAAEVVGGAAEIAAHLSARYALAAFFSAGVLMPVGYEWGYRRRLHVVETTPSSREHDTGIDISASVAAINRLRAEIPAANVEGAQQRISAPDSDLVALARYDTGHHASAHNAVIVLYNPTERPLPVDAGTLIARTGGMLGPWTDRTPEAEPIAFHPGSAIDLAPGELRIITADAAKVARLALHDRPEGRGRVVIEAVTPELDGGRSAVKRVVGESLHVEADIFSDGHEIIDAAVLSRVAGTETWRRDPMVFIDNDRWGGSVPLEKNARYEVTIEAWRDGFSSWMRDTLKKRDAGVDVRLETIEGVALVQTAADLATGRDKDRLAALVAALGAEASGSAAQLDRILQPDSVKLVRAHAERVNLSRYPVVLPVIVDRLAARFSAWYEIFPRSQSMDVNRHGTFQDVIRRLPEIRELGFDVLYFTPIHPVGRTNRKGKNNTLKALPGDVGSVYAVGAEEGGHEAVHPDLGTLEDFEQLVAASHAYGMEIALDFAIQCSPDHPWIKNHPEWFEWRPDGTLKFAENPPKKYEDISNVHFYGGALPSLWIELRDILLGWCARGVRIFRVDNPHTKPIPFWEWVIAEVNGQYPDAIFLAEAFTRPKMMKKLAKAGYQQSYTYFTWRNTKAELTEYALELAGEMGEYYRPNFFANTPDINPYYLQTSGRPGFVVRATLAATLSSVYGIYNGFEMCEAAPYPGKEEYLNSEKYELKAWDYHRPGNIREHIIKLNQIRRDNPALWDFRNVHFCGAFNDEIIAYAKMTPERDNCVFVMVNLDPKNRQECTYEVPLWLFGLPDDGAVEVEDLLQGYTFELRGKSHRIALDPAERSCVIWRLRVPRRLAG is encoded by the coding sequence ATGAACGCACCGACCACCGCGACGAGGGCTGCCCCGGCGACCGGCGTCGAGGCCCTGCCGGCCGCCTTCGCGCCGCGGGCCGAGGGGCCGCGGATCTACAACCTGTTCCCGCTGCTGGTTGGCCGCGTCTCCGACTGGACGCGCGAGCTGCCGCGCATCGCGGATCTCGGCTTCGACTGGGTCTACCTCAACCCGTTCCATCAGACCGGTGGCTCGGGCAGCCTCTACGCGGTGGCCGACCCCGATCGGCTGGACGAGCGCTTCCGCGACCTGGACGGCCGCTCGGACGACGACCAGATCCGCGATTTCTGCGCGGCGGCCGAGGCCTCCGGCCTCAAGGTGATGACCGACCTCGTCATCAACCACACGGCCAACGACGGGACGCTCGCCCGCGAGCGGCCCGACCTCTTCCTGAAGGACGCGGACGGGACCATCGCGAGCCCCTTCGCGGTCGATCCGGACGATCCGACCAAGCGCACGGTCTGGGGGGATCTGGCCGAGCTCGACTACCACGCCGAGCACGCCCGGCACGAGCTGACCCGGATCTGGGGTGCCTACGTCGCCAAGCTCCAGGGCTTCGGCGTGCGCGGCTTCCGGTGCGACGCCGCCTACATGGTCCCGGCCGAGACGTGGCGCGCGCTGATCGGCGAGGCGAAGCGGCGCGATCCCGAGTGCCTGTTCGCCGCCGAGACGCTCGGCTGCACCTTCGAGCAGGCTCGCGAGACGGCCGGCGCAGGGTTCGACTACCTGTTCAACTCCTTCGCGTGGTGGGACCTGAAGAAGGGCTGGGCGCTGGAGCAGTACGAGCGCCTGCGGGTGCTCGCACCCTCCATCGCCTTCCCGGAGAACCACGACATGGGCCGCCTCGCGGCCGAGGTGGTGGGCGGCGCGGCCGAGATCGCCGCGCATCTGAGCGCCCGCTACGCGCTCGCCGCCTTCTTCTCGGCAGGCGTCCTGATGCCGGTGGGCTACGAGTGGGGCTACCGCCGCCGCCTGCACGTGGTCGAGACGACGCCGTCCTCGCGCGAGCACGACACCGGCATCGACATCTCGGCCTCGGTCGCGGCGATCAACCGGCTGCGCGCCGAGATCCCGGCCGCCAACGTCGAGGGCGCGCAACAGCGCATCTCGGCGCCCGATTCCGACCTTGTGGCGCTCGCCCGCTACGACACCGGCCACCACGCCTCGGCGCACAACGCCGTGATCGTGCTCTACAACCCGACCGAGCGCCCGCTGCCCGTCGATGCCGGCACGCTGATCGCCCGCACCGGCGGCATGCTCGGGCCCTGGACCGACCGCACGCCGGAGGCCGAGCCGATCGCCTTCCACCCGGGCAGCGCGATCGACCTCGCACCGGGGGAACTCCGCATCATCACGGCGGACGCCGCCAAGGTCGCGCGCTTGGCCCTGCACGACCGGCCGGAGGGCAGGGGCCGCGTCGTCATCGAGGCGGTGACGCCGGAACTCGACGGCGGCCGCTCGGCCGTCAAGCGCGTCGTCGGCGAGTCGCTCCACGTCGAGGCCGACATCTTCTCGGACGGCCACGAGATCATCGACGCGGCCGTGCTCTCCCGCGTCGCCGGCACCGAGACGTGGCGGCGCGACCCGATGGTCTTCATCGACAACGACCGCTGGGGCGGCAGCGTCCCGCTGGAGAAGAACGCCCGCTACGAGGTCACGATCGAGGCGTGGCGCGACGGATTCTCGTCCTGGATGCGCGACACCCTGAAGAAGCGCGACGCGGGCGTCGACGTGCGCCTGGAGACGATCGAGGGCGTGGCCCTGGTCCAGACCGCGGCCGATCTCGCCACGGGTCGCGACAAGGACCGGCTCGCCGCGCTCGTCGCGGCGCTCGGCGCCGAGGCGAGCGGTTCCGCCGCCCAGCTCGACCGCATCCTCCAGCCCGATTCGGTGAAGCTGGTGCGGGCGCATGCCGAGCGGGTCAACCTCTCGCGCTACCCCGTCGTGCTGCCAGTGATCGTGGATCGCCTCGCGGCCCGGTTCTCCGCCTGGTACGAGATCTTCCCGCGCTCGCAGTCGATGGACGTCAACCGCCACGGCACCTTCCAGGACGTGATCCGGCGGCTGCCCGAGATCCGCGAGCTCGGCTTCGACGTGCTCTACTTCACGCCGATCCACCCGGTCGGCCGCACCAATCGCAAGGGCAAGAACAACACCCTGAAGGCCCTGCCGGGCGATGTCGGCTCGGTCTACGCGGTCGGCGCGGAGGAGGGCGGCCACGAGGCCGTGCATCCGGATCTCGGCACGCTGGAGGATTTCGAGCAGCTGGTGGCGGCGAGCCACGCCTACGGCATGGAGATCGCGCTCGACTTCGCGATCCAGTGCTCGCCCGACCATCCCTGGATCAAGAACCACCCGGAATGGTTCGAGTGGCGGCCCGACGGCACGCTCAAGTTCGCCGAGAACCCGCCGAAGAAGTACGAGGACATCTCGAACGTCCACTTCTACGGCGGCGCGCTGCCCTCGCTCTGGATCGAGCTGCGCGACATCCTGCTCGGCTGGTGCGCGCGCGGCGTGCGCATCTTCCGGGTCGATAACCCGCACACCAAGCCGATCCCGTTCTGGGAATGGGTGATCGCCGAGGTCAACGGCCAGTATCCGGACGCGATCTTCCTCGCAGAGGCCTTCACCCGGCCGAAGATGATGAAGAAGCTCGCCAAGGCCGGCTACCAGCAGAGCTACACCTACTTCACGTGGCGCAACACGAAGGCGGAGCTGACCGAGTACGCTCTCGAACTCGCCGGCGAGATGGGTGAGTACTACCGCCCGAACTTCTTCGCGAACACGCCCGACATCAACCCGTACTACCTCCAGACCAGCGGCCGGCCGGGCTTCGTCGTCCGCGCGACGCTCGCCGCCACGCTCTCCTCGGTCTACGGCATCTACAACGGTTTCGAGATGTGCGAGGCCGCGCCCTATCCCGGCAAGGAGGAGTACCTGAACTCGGAGAAGTACGAGCTGAAGGCCTGGGATTATCACCGGCCCGGCAACATCCGCGAGCACATCATCAAGCTCAACCAGATCCGGCGCGATAACCCGGCACTCTGGGATTTTCGCAACGTGCACTTCTGCGGCGCCTTCAACGACGAGATCATCGCCTACGCCAAGATGACGCCCGAGCGCGACAACTGCGTCTTCGTGATGGTCAACCTCGATCCGAAAAACCGCCAGGAATGCACCTACGAGGTGCCGCTCTGGCTGTTCGGCCTGCCGGACGACGGCGCGGTCGAGGTCGAGGACCTGCTCCAGGGCTACACCTTCGAGCTGCGCGGCAAATCCCACCGCATCGCCCTCGATCCGGCCGAGCGCTCCTGCGTGATCTGGCGCCTGCGCGTGCCGCGCCGCCTTGCCGGATGA
- the treZ gene encoding malto-oligosyltrehalose trehalohydrolase: MRRAHSMDFGAEFVDGGVRFALWAPTAQDVTLVVDGQDHALPAAEHGWRRAVVPGVKAGARYGFRIDGDLVVPDPASRFQPEDVSGPSEVIDPNAFGWTDETWTGRPFEEAVIYETHVGTATPEGTYAGLAGKLEYLRDLGVTAIELLPLADFKGTRNWGYDGVLPYAPDSAYGRPDDLKRLIDRAHALGLMVYIDAVYNHFGPAGNYLHAYAKTFFTERHQTPWGAGINFDGKESGHTVRQYFIQNALYWLEEYHFDGIRFDAVHAILDDSEKHFLAELGETVRQKFPARQIHLMLENEANQAKWLKRDAGGKPKQHDAQWADDLHHCWHVLLTGEDAGYYESFADKPVERLARCLSEGFAYQGEPFRTLDNHPRGEPSAHLPPSAFVTFLQNHDQVGNRALGERLSHLSDPRKLDLARGGFLLAPQIPMLWMGEEWSASTPFLFFVDFAPDEELNKAVREGRRREFKSFAAFADDTSKIPDPTEKKTFDDSKLDWSELERAPHKDVLAETRRLLKIRRDVVVPLAKSGYRGANATLPRPDVVDCTWRFDAGTLRFVANVGDAEFKPDDLSGEVIWTNAPDGRGASLAGWTGVFVTEKNS, translated from the coding sequence ATGCGGCGCGCCCACAGCATGGATTTCGGTGCCGAGTTCGTCGACGGGGGCGTGCGCTTCGCGCTCTGGGCGCCCACAGCGCAGGACGTCACCCTGGTCGTCGACGGGCAGGACCATGCGCTGCCCGCTGCCGAGCACGGCTGGCGCCGAGCCGTGGTGCCGGGCGTCAAGGCCGGCGCCCGCTACGGCTTCCGCATCGACGGCGACCTCGTGGTGCCCGACCCCGCCTCGCGCTTCCAGCCGGAGGACGTCTCCGGCCCGAGCGAGGTGATCGACCCGAACGCCTTCGGGTGGACGGACGAGACCTGGACAGGCCGCCCCTTCGAGGAGGCGGTGATCTACGAGACCCATGTGGGCACCGCGACGCCCGAGGGCACCTATGCGGGGCTGGCGGGTAAGCTCGAATATCTCCGCGATCTCGGCGTCACCGCGATCGAGCTGCTGCCGCTCGCCGACTTCAAGGGTACGCGCAACTGGGGCTACGACGGCGTGCTGCCCTACGCGCCCGATTCCGCTTACGGCCGGCCCGACGACCTGAAGCGCCTGATCGACCGGGCGCACGCGCTGGGGCTGATGGTCTATATCGACGCCGTCTACAATCACTTCGGCCCGGCCGGAAACTATCTCCACGCCTACGCCAAGACCTTCTTCACCGAGCGGCACCAGACGCCCTGGGGCGCGGGGATCAATTTCGACGGCAAGGAGAGCGGCCACACGGTGCGTCAGTACTTCATCCAGAACGCGCTCTACTGGCTGGAGGAGTACCATTTCGACGGCATCCGCTTCGATGCCGTGCACGCGATCCTGGACGATTCCGAGAAGCACTTCCTGGCCGAGCTCGGCGAGACGGTCCGCCAGAAATTCCCGGCTCGCCAGATCCACCTGATGCTCGAGAACGAGGCGAACCAGGCCAAGTGGCTGAAACGCGATGCGGGCGGCAAGCCGAAGCAGCACGACGCGCAGTGGGCGGACGACCTGCACCATTGCTGGCACGTGCTGCTCACGGGTGAGGATGCCGGCTACTACGAGAGCTTCGCGGACAAGCCGGTCGAGCGCCTCGCCCGCTGCCTGTCGGAGGGCTTCGCCTATCAGGGCGAACCCTTCCGGACCCTCGACAACCACCCGCGCGGCGAGCCCTCGGCCCACCTGCCGCCCTCCGCCTTCGTTACCTTTCTGCAGAACCACGATCAGGTCGGCAACCGGGCGCTCGGCGAGCGGCTGAGCCACCTCTCCGACCCAAGGAAGCTCGACCTCGCCCGCGGCGGATTCCTGCTGGCGCCCCAGATCCCGATGCTCTGGATGGGCGAGGAGTGGTCGGCCTCGACGCCGTTCCTGTTCTTCGTCGATTTCGCGCCGGACGAGGAGCTGAACAAGGCCGTGCGCGAGGGCCGGCGGCGCGAGTTCAAGAGCTTCGCGGCCTTCGCCGACGACACCTCGAAGATCCCAGACCCAACCGAGAAGAAGACCTTCGACGATTCGAAGCTCGACTGGTCCGAGTTGGAGCGCGCCCCGCACAAGGACGTGCTCGCCGAGACCCGGCGCCTGCTTAAGATCCGCCGCGACGTCGTCGTACCGCTCGCCAAGTCCGGCTATCGCGGCGCCAACGCGACGCTCCCGCGTCCGGACGTGGTGGACTGCACCTGGCGCTTCGACGCCGGGACGCTGCGCTTCGTCGCCAACGTGGGCGACGCGGAGTTCAAGCCCGATGACCTCTCCGGCGAGGTGATCTGGACCAATGCGCCCGATGGTCGGGGTGCGAGCCTGGCCGGCTGGACCGGCGTTTTCGTGACGGAAAAGAACTCGTGA